The Elusimicrobiota bacterium genome contains a region encoding:
- a CDS encoding HNH endonuclease, whose product MSVAGRSSSITNAFISAIIPIIDPTEAEEIEALGILGMSPNNIQCVYCGDKETEWDHLRPIISNQEPTGYITELANLVPSCGKCNQSKGKSHWRSWMEGTAPRSPTTRGIPDLKDRIAHLTAYEAWRQPTKIDFAAVAGPEMWQRHRKNWRDVLGLLKKSQELASEIRGIIAKAGGVKPE is encoded by the coding sequence ATGAGCGTTGCTGGACGTTCCTCAAGCATCACAAATGCCTTTATCAGTGCCATCATTCCGATCATCGACCCCACCGAAGCTGAAGAAATCGAAGCTCTCGGAATTTTAGGCATGTCCCCGAACAACATTCAATGTGTTTACTGTGGAGACAAAGAGACCGAATGGGATCATCTTCGCCCAATCATCAGTAATCAAGAACCTACCGGTTATATAACCGAGCTAGCGAATCTGGTCCCCAGTTGCGGCAAATGCAACCAATCCAAAGGAAAATCGCATTGGCGGTCTTGGATGGAAGGAACTGCCCCTCGCTCTCCGACGACCCGGGGGATACCTGATCTCAAAGACCGTATCGCCCATCTCACCGCATACGAAGCGTGGCGGCAGCCCACAAAGATAGACTTTGCCGCCGTGGCGGGACCGGAGATGTGGCAGAGGCACCGCAAAAATTGGCGGGATGTTCTTGGGCTACTGAAAAAGAGCCAGGAGTTGGCATCTGAGA